ATGTTGTCCACTGTGAAATTTTTTTGATATCGATAAACCAGTAGAAAAATGCCAACGCCAGTAATGCCCAACCACCGCTTGCCAGCACGAACGAACTGGTGCTGATCCGTTTGATGATCGGTGTTACGCTATCCAGCGAATATCCGGCAATCAGGGCAATCAGGCCGTAAATGCCAATCCATTTCAGTTTGTCGGTTGCTGTGCGATCGCTGAGCAGCCATTTCCCGGCGAGCACGCCCCAAATGGTGTGGGCTGCGGTAGGCACTGCGTTGAAGGAAACCCAGTGACCGCCGGACAATTCGCCGGAGATCAGCAGATCGACATACGCACCAAAATTGTGGTCCGGCGTAAACGGCTGATTAAATCCGGCAACCGGGAACGTGCGATAAATAAACTCCGTTAACGCCAGTAAAAACAGGCTGATAACTGCTTGCACGCGAAACGATTTGTTCATCAAAAAGAAAGCGAGCAGATAAGTAAATGACAGTTGCGACAGCACATTTTGAAAGCGGAAAGTGATTTTTCCCGGTGCGATGCAATACAACATCCATCCGAACAACAGCAGCAAAAAGGCGCGCTGCAGCGCGTGGCGGGTGATCTCACTTTCCGGATCGCCGCGTTCCCGGCGCTTTTTCACAGAAAATGGGATTGCAACACCCACGATA
The window above is part of the Calditrichia bacterium genome. Proteins encoded here:
- a CDS encoding DUF5009 domain-containing protein translates to METPPKSVNFSDERLLSLDLYRGLTMFLLIAEYTLIYDHLVSPEFAGTWIAAIGQQFHHHPWHGLRFWDLVQPFFMFIVGVAIPFSVKKRRERGDPESEITRHALQRAFLLLLFGWMLYCIAPGKITFRFQNVLSQLSFTYLLAFFLMNKSFRVQAVISLFLLALTEFIYRTFPVAGFNQPFTPDHNFGAYVDLLISGELSGGHWVSFNAVPTAAHTIWGVLAGKWLLSDRTATDKLKWIGIYGLIALIAGYSLDSVTPIIKRISTSSFVLASGGWALLALAFFYWFIDIKKISQWTTFLIIVGMNPLFIYLFAEAGGGDWLYSIVMPFTNGLFGWSGIAISNLVTSAVVWGLLWYICYWLYKRRIFFKI